In Scyliorhinus torazame isolate Kashiwa2021f chromosome 19, sScyTor2.1, whole genome shotgun sequence, a single genomic region encodes these proteins:
- the LOC140396288 gene encoding pleckstrin homology-like domain family A member 1, which translates to MVRMLEGSGEVMQEGVLEKRSEGLLQLWKKKHCVLTGEGLILLRPKQYLEQHLHQDTPPGAKHSCSGGGKELRFGDMKTVDCVERKGKYMYFTVVMADKRELDFRCPQDAGWNALITLGMVQYKNRRAMEAVQSSRQKLAQRGIGTGFHHTGIHNTA; encoded by the coding sequence ATGGTCAGGATgttggaggggagtggggaggtaaTGCAAGAAGGAGTGTTGGAGAAGAGGAGCGAAGGTCTGCTCCAGCTCTGGAAGAAGAAACACTGCGTTCTGACCGGGGAAGGTCTCATTCTCCTCCGTCCCAAGCAGTACCTGGAGCAGCATCTGCACCAGGACACACCGCCTGGGGCCAAGCACAGCTGCAGTGGCGGCGGCAAAGAGCTCCGCTTTGGAGACATGAAGACGGTGGACTGCGTGGAGAGGAAGGGCAAGTACATGTATTTCACGGTGGTGATGGCGGACAAGAGGGAGCTGGACTTTCGGTGCCCCCAGGACGCGGGCTGGAATGCCCTGATCACCCTGGGCATGGTGCAGTACAAGAACCGCAGGGCCATGGAAGCAGTGCAATCCAGTCGCCAGAAGCTGGCACAGCGGGGCATTGGCACCGGGTTCCACCACACCGGGATCCACAACACCGCATGA